In one window of Mesorhizobium sp. B2-1-1 DNA:
- a CDS encoding DUF982 domain-containing protein, giving the protein MTVKSVTAGSTQLLRSAREASDYLMNSWPGKRTPKHRAALQACHDALAGDKPAMNARRAFIAAAREVDVFVSDKAPA; this is encoded by the coding sequence GTGACCGTCAAATCAGTCACGGCGGGAAGTACACAGCTCTTACGCTCGGCCCGCGAGGCTTCCGACTATCTCATGAACAGCTGGCCCGGCAAGCGCACCCCCAAGCATCGCGCGGCGCTGCAGGCCTGCCACGATGCGCTGGCCGGCGACAAGCCGGCCATGAACGCAAGGCGCGCCTTTATCGCGGCGGCGCGTGAAGTGGACGTCTTCGTCAGCGACAAGGCGCCGGCCTGA
- a CDS encoding GntR family transcriptional regulator has translation MSQMHNVERQLREMILGLEIGPGEKLTERWIESRFGASRTPVRAALLRLETEGLVGRDGRGWTVSPINLAELEQIAVYREAVEVAALRLTCGLADRSAVDVIEAMLVSCDDDTPREEWHRVGMDFHIELARLSGNEFLFRAVRDAMTRLSRARWLEVRDGAALGRAWAEHHAILAAVRSGDAQEAARLLSQHIVGSRDRLLTSLANDRRGLRARGFAVVAA, from the coding sequence ATGTCGCAGATGCACAACGTCGAACGGCAGCTCCGCGAGATGATCCTTGGACTTGAGATCGGCCCGGGTGAGAAACTCACCGAGCGCTGGATCGAAAGCCGCTTCGGCGCCTCGCGCACGCCGGTCAGGGCTGCGCTGCTGCGGCTCGAAACCGAAGGGCTGGTCGGCAGGGACGGGCGCGGCTGGACGGTCTCGCCCATCAACCTGGCCGAACTCGAGCAGATCGCGGTCTACCGCGAAGCGGTCGAGGTCGCGGCCTTGCGGCTGACATGCGGGCTTGCCGACAGAAGTGCCGTCGATGTCATCGAGGCTATGCTCGTCTCCTGCGACGACGACACTCCGCGCGAGGAATGGCATCGCGTCGGCATGGATTTCCACATCGAGCTGGCGCGACTGTCCGGCAATGAATTCCTGTTTCGGGCCGTCCGCGACGCGATGACCAGGCTTTCGCGCGCCCGTTGGCTGGAGGTACGCGATGGAGCGGCCCTTGGCCGCGCGTGGGCCGAACATCATGCCATCCTGGCCGCCGTGCGGAGCGGCGATGCACAGGAAGCCGCGCGCTTGCTCTCGCAGCATATCGTGGGCAGTCGCGACCGTCTGTTGACGTCGCTGGCCAATGATCGCCGCGGCCTTCGCGCCAGGGGATTTGCCGTCGTGGCGGCATAA
- a CDS encoding multidrug efflux MFS transporter — protein sequence MTQNDTEQGGYNIHWRRNLAVCFAGSFSTLIAMTLLLPFLPLYVEQLGVEGHAAIVQWSGIAYGATFFAAALVAPLWGRLGDRYGRKLMLVRASFGMAICMSLTGMVETVWQLVLLRLLIGFAGGYSSGSTILVAMQTPKDRSGWALGVLSAGITAGSLVGPLLGGALPPVIGIRATFLLSGGVIFLAFLATTFLIKENQRPQASKAATAAKPKSGWSQIADKRPVVAMLTTGMLLAFATMSIEPIITVYVQQLIEDQSRVTLVAGVVMSAAALGAILSASWLGRLADRVGHWNVVVGALAVSALLLIPQAFVTDGWQLIGLRFLMGLALGGLLPCITSVIRHNIPDGVGGNVLGLSISAQYVGQVAGPLAGGFVGGHFGMRAVFLGTSVLMALGAVYNWIVQARRTRNMLMEAGKP from the coding sequence ATGACGCAGAACGATACGGAACAGGGCGGCTACAATATCCACTGGCGGCGCAATCTCGCCGTCTGCTTCGCGGGTTCGTTCAGCACGCTCATCGCCATGACCCTGCTCTTGCCGTTCCTGCCGCTCTATGTCGAGCAACTGGGCGTCGAGGGCCATGCGGCGATCGTGCAATGGTCGGGCATCGCCTATGGGGCGACCTTCTTCGCGGCGGCGCTCGTTGCGCCGTTATGGGGACGGCTCGGCGACCGCTACGGCCGCAAGCTGATGCTGGTGCGCGCCTCCTTCGGCATGGCGATCTGCATGTCGCTGACCGGAATGGTCGAGACGGTCTGGCAATTGGTGCTGCTGCGCCTGCTGATCGGCTTTGCCGGCGGCTATTCCTCCGGCTCGACCATATTGGTGGCCATGCAGACGCCGAAGGACCGCTCCGGCTGGGCGCTCGGTGTCTTGTCCGCTGGCATCACGGCAGGTTCGCTGGTCGGCCCCTTGCTCGGCGGCGCGCTGCCGCCGGTAATCGGCATCCGCGCGACCTTTCTGTTGTCCGGCGGCGTCATCTTCCTTGCCTTTCTGGCGACGACATTCCTGATCAAGGAGAACCAGCGCCCGCAAGCAAGCAAAGCCGCGACGGCGGCAAAGCCGAAGAGCGGCTGGTCGCAAATTGCCGACAAGCGTCCGGTCGTGGCCATGCTGACGACCGGCATGCTGCTGGCCTTCGCCACCATGTCGATCGAGCCGATCATCACCGTCTATGTGCAGCAGCTGATCGAGGACCAGAGCCGGGTGACGCTCGTTGCCGGCGTGGTGATGTCGGCGGCCGCCCTTGGCGCAATCCTGTCGGCGTCATGGCTTGGCAGGCTCGCCGACCGCGTCGGTCACTGGAACGTCGTCGTCGGCGCGCTGGCCGTGTCGGCGCTGCTGCTCATTCCGCAGGCCTTCGTCACCGACGGCTGGCAACTGATCGGGCTGCGCTTCCTGATGGGCCTGGCGCTCGGCGGTTTGCTGCCTTGCATCACCAGCGTCATCCGCCACAACATTCCCGACGGCGTCGGCGGCAACGTGCTCGGTCTTTCGATCTCGGCCCAATATGTCGGCCAGGTCGCCGGACCGCTTGCCGGCGGTTTCGTCGGCGGCCATTTCGGCATGCGGGCGGTGTTTCTCGGCACGTCGGTGCTGATGGCGCTCGGCGCGGTCTACAACTGGATTGTCCAGGCGCGGCGGACGCGGAATATGTTGATGGAAGCGGGCAAGCCCTGA